A window of Streptomyces marispadix contains these coding sequences:
- a CDS encoding helix-turn-helix domain-containing protein: MHPRISFNARAARILRERLGMAPGHVAYGMRASYGMSHVSPDHITAWERGDALPDANEVTALAGALWCSPGELMGRPRTLLEHRLARGISAEDVARLIGMDLAAYQYMEETGRWTGDKRQSANLGSLLKLPPRDFVAITGLEGELERLLTEAVTTRWQAHVRAIAKLVALEKRELQEPLRSMQDEYQALLAATLGRASSNATAEEGRRFMENIVDHFWARVEENEGR; encoded by the coding sequence GTGCATCCACGGATCTCCTTCAACGCGCGCGCCGCCCGTATCCTGCGCGAGAGACTGGGGATGGCTCCTGGCCACGTCGCATACGGCATGCGCGCCTCCTACGGCATGAGTCACGTCAGCCCCGATCACATCACCGCATGGGAACGCGGCGACGCCCTGCCCGACGCCAACGAGGTGACCGCTCTGGCGGGCGCGCTGTGGTGCTCTCCCGGCGAGTTGATGGGCCGGCCGCGCACCCTGCTGGAACACCGCCTGGCCCGCGGGATCTCCGCCGAGGACGTCGCCCGCCTCATCGGCATGGACCTCGCCGCCTACCAATACATGGAGGAAACCGGTCGCTGGACTGGTGACAAACGTCAGTCCGCCAACCTCGGCAGTCTCCTCAAACTGCCCCCTCGCGACTTCGTCGCCATCACGGGCCTGGAGGGCGAACTCGAACGTCTCCTCACCGAAGCCGTCACCACCCGCTGGCAGGCCCATGTCCGCGCCATCGCCAAGCTGGTCGCCCTGGAGAAGCGGGAACTACAGGAACCACTGCGCTCCATGCAGGACGAGTACCAGGCCCTGCTGGCGGCCACCCTCGGGCGGGCCAGCAGCAACGCGACCGCCGAGGAAGGGCGTCGCTTCATGGAGAACATCGTCGACCACTTCTGGGCACGGGTGGAGGAGAACGAGGGGCGCTAG
- a CDS encoding LysR substrate-binding domain-containing protein, translating to MELRHLRYFAVLAEELHFGRAAERLHMAQPPLSQRIRDLERELGVRLFDRTRHRVQLTEAGALLLEHVRPVLSGVETAREAIRRIRPGEAGVLRAGVPPDTNPVVLPTLTADFARRAPGVLIELHELTTDQQLTRLREGGLDAGVVRHPSDTVGLESGPVARRELGVVLPVDLASAAGAPSRDASAHDVPSRDAPAPLRLRDLDGTPLIIFPREMAPRLYDHILTVCRDEGFLPGAIRHARNPHFVHGLALAGRGIHLNEQPAAPLPHGLVWRPLERPELAWTTSVVWVPSRHNEAVAAFTRSVTQGLKAAGHRITDDRLSDGEPG from the coding sequence ATGGAGCTGCGACACCTGCGCTATTTCGCCGTCCTCGCCGAGGAGCTGCACTTCGGAAGGGCGGCGGAGAGACTGCACATGGCGCAGCCGCCGCTGTCGCAGCGCATCCGCGATCTGGAGCGGGAACTCGGCGTCCGCCTCTTCGACCGGACGCGCCACCGTGTGCAGCTCACCGAGGCCGGTGCGCTTCTGCTGGAGCATGTACGGCCGGTCCTCTCGGGCGTGGAGACCGCCCGAGAGGCGATCCGCCGAATCCGGCCGGGCGAGGCGGGGGTTCTGCGGGCAGGCGTACCGCCGGACACCAATCCGGTCGTACTGCCCACGCTCACGGCCGACTTCGCCCGCCGTGCTCCAGGCGTACTGATCGAGCTGCACGAACTCACCACGGACCAGCAGCTCACCAGGCTGCGGGAGGGCGGACTCGACGCGGGAGTCGTACGGCACCCGTCGGACACCGTGGGCCTGGAGTCGGGGCCCGTGGCACGGCGCGAACTCGGCGTCGTGCTGCCCGTGGACCTCGCGTCCGCTGCCGGGGCGCCCTCACGCGATGCGTCCGCACACGATGTGCCCTCACGCGATGCGCCCGCTCCCCTGCGGCTGCGCGACCTCGACGGCACGCCGCTGATCATCTTCCCCCGTGAGATGGCGCCGCGGCTCTACGACCACATCCTCACCGTCTGCCGGGACGAGGGCTTCCTGCCGGGGGCCATCCGGCATGCCCGCAATCCGCACTTCGTCCATGGGCTCGCACTCGCCGGGCGCGGCATCCACCTCAACGAGCAGCCCGCGGCGCCCCTTCCGCACGGCCTGGTCTGGCGGCCCCTGGAGCGTCCCGAACTGGCGTGGACGACCTCGGTCGTCTGGGTGCCCAGCCGTCACAACGAGGCGGTGGCCGCCTTCACACGGTCGGTCACCCAGGGGCTGAAGGCCGCGGGCCACCGGATCACGGACGACCGGCTCTCCGACGGGGAGCCGGGCTAG
- a CDS encoding ABC transporter permease, giving the protein MTATHTSPAAGPAVAARQFTLRGEVRAVHSLVLRELLRLSANPTQVLMLLLQPLLFLLAFGGGLNSLVPGSAVGGSYRTYLYPGILLMTIQAPAISVGIRLITDRNSGVLRETLMAPARRATLLCGICLGGCLTAAAQGALLLALAPAGGLPYQPLLLLGLLAQLTLAAFALTSFGIAFAVRTRKAETFNTVLGLSAAPLLFTSGAFVPLSALPGWLGPLAACNPLSYAGDALRRTIHALTPGGHGHGHGAGGVEVSVRWGSWTPPLALETAVLLLAALGALFVAARAFRRHEATV; this is encoded by the coding sequence ATGACCGCCACGCACACGAGCCCGGCCGCCGGACCGGCCGTCGCCGCCCGGCAGTTCACGCTTCGCGGTGAGGTGCGCGCCGTGCACTCCCTCGTGCTGCGCGAGCTGCTGCGGCTGTCCGCCAACCCGACCCAGGTGCTGATGCTGCTGCTTCAGCCGCTGCTGTTCCTGCTGGCCTTCGGCGGCGGTCTCAACTCCCTCGTCCCCGGCTCCGCCGTCGGCGGCTCGTACCGTACGTATCTGTATCCCGGCATTCTGCTGATGACGATTCAGGCACCCGCGATCAGCGTGGGCATCCGCCTCATCACCGACCGCAACAGCGGCGTGCTGCGCGAGACCCTCATGGCTCCCGCCCGCCGCGCCACGTTGCTGTGCGGCATCTGCCTCGGCGGCTGTCTCACCGCCGCCGCCCAGGGCGCGCTGCTGCTCGCGCTCGCACCCGCGGGCGGCCTTCCCTATCAACCGCTCCTGCTGCTGGGCCTGTTGGCGCAGCTCACGCTCGCCGCCTTCGCGCTCACCTCGTTCGGCATCGCCTTCGCCGTACGTACGCGCAAGGCCGAGACCTTCAACACCGTCCTCGGGCTGTCGGCAGCGCCACTGCTCTTCACGTCCGGCGCGTTCGTGCCTCTGTCAGCGCTGCCCGGCTGGCTGGGGCCGCTGGCCGCGTGCAACCCCCTGAGCTACGCGGGCGACGCGCTGCGCCGCACGATTCACGCGCTGACGCCCGGAGGCCACGGGCACGGCCACGGGGCCGGCGGCGTCGAGGTGAGCGTGCGATGGGGTTCCTGGACGCCGCCGCTGGCCCTGGAGACGGCCGTGCTGCTGCTGGCTGCGCTTGGGGCACTGTTCGTGGCCGCGCGTGCCTTCAGACGGCACGAGGCGACGGTGTGA
- a CDS encoding lasso peptide biosynthesis PqqD family chaperone yields the protein MSNSGTVRLRPYVSATETESGMVLLDQRTGRYWQLNDTASLVLRGLLDGATTEEVAARLAARHPEASGRSADDVASLVRGLEEARLTTRKSP from the coding sequence ATGAGCAACTCCGGCACCGTGAGGCTCCGGCCGTACGTCTCCGCGACGGAGACCGAGAGCGGCATGGTCCTGCTCGACCAACGCACCGGCCGCTACTGGCAGTTGAACGACACCGCGTCACTGGTGCTGCGGGGCCTGCTGGACGGCGCCACGACCGAGGAGGTCGCCGCACGGCTCGCCGCCCGGCATCCGGAAGCCTCGGGGAGGTCGGCCGACGACGTGGCGTCGCTCGTACGCGGCCTCGAAGAGGCCAGGCTCACCACGCGGAAGTCCCCCTGA
- a CDS encoding asparagine synthase-related protein — MERWWVALPDTAAAAGVARRIADAAPDRLTHASGRPWLLGRWSGGEAAIAEAGPVRAAVLGRSALTARTLRHKARGVRHVRDVEAAVAGPGSYHLLASVDGSVWARGSASAVRRVFTAVVDGVQIAAGDAATLAVLTGAEPELPVLAAHLLDPPVSSAALSERTVWRGVRAVRPDEALLWHRDEGRAGRTVRWWHPPRPGLPLRRAAVAVRAALHEAVATCTSGGGTVSADLSGGLDSTSLCFLASRSEAELVTVRWEGVDPRNDDAAWAARAAQHLPAATHEVAGAEETPDWFAGLDGMRLATDGPAAWVRDVAKLDDVRRRARGQGSRMHLCGGGGDELFTPAPSHLTDLLARHPLFALGGLRRRRTDWRAGRIETIRGLWHGVRRDHRQALRAAARRLTVPGISPPEALLGWQTPPRMPVWATPEAVDAACDVLCDIADELPEPLAPQRWMHGVLHQVRHGGDAVRQMNSALDGPECAFPYGDDAVVAAALSVDPREAAAPGRYKPLLTTAMTGLMPPGLLRRTTKGAYDADLYRALRRQTRGIRALLDDSRLAAAGLIDPQLLGRAVHSHAPVAALTPLMPTLGCEVWLRSLPHAATSPPVPKATELPDSLRGAP, encoded by the coding sequence GTGGAGCGTTGGTGGGTGGCCCTGCCGGACACGGCGGCGGCCGCCGGTGTGGCGCGGCGGATTGCCGATGCCGCGCCGGACCGTCTCACGCACGCCTCCGGGCGTCCCTGGCTGCTGGGCCGCTGGTCCGGCGGCGAAGCGGCCATCGCCGAGGCCGGGCCGGTGCGTGCCGCCGTGCTGGGACGCTCCGCGCTCACCGCGCGTACGTTGCGGCACAAGGCCCGCGGGGTGCGGCACGTACGGGACGTCGAGGCGGCCGTCGCCGGGCCCGGCAGCTACCACCTGCTGGCGTCCGTGGACGGCTCGGTGTGGGCGCGTGGTTCGGCGTCCGCGGTACGCAGGGTCTTCACCGCCGTCGTCGACGGTGTCCAGATCGCCGCGGGAGACGCCGCCACCCTGGCGGTGCTGACCGGCGCCGAACCCGAACTGCCCGTACTGGCGGCCCACTTGCTCGACCCCCCGGTGTCGTCGGCCGCCCTCTCGGAGCGGACGGTGTGGCGAGGCGTGCGCGCGGTGCGCCCCGACGAGGCGCTGCTGTGGCACCGGGACGAGGGGCGTGCGGGCCGCACCGTCCGCTGGTGGCATCCGCCGCGGCCGGGTCTCCCGCTGCGCAGGGCCGCCGTGGCCGTACGCGCCGCCCTGCACGAGGCGGTGGCCACCTGTACTTCGGGAGGCGGCACCGTCAGCGCGGACCTGTCGGGCGGGCTCGACTCGACGAGCCTGTGCTTCCTCGCCTCCCGCAGCGAGGCCGAGTTGGTGACGGTGCGCTGGGAGGGCGTCGATCCGCGCAACGACGACGCCGCATGGGCCGCCCGTGCCGCCCAGCATCTTCCTGCCGCCACCCACGAGGTGGCGGGAGCGGAGGAGACCCCGGACTGGTTCGCGGGACTCGACGGCATGCGGCTCGCCACGGACGGACCCGCCGCCTGGGTGCGGGACGTGGCCAAGCTCGACGACGTACGGCGGCGGGCGCGCGGCCAGGGTTCACGTATGCATCTGTGCGGAGGCGGCGGCGACGAGCTGTTCACACCCGCCCCCTCCCATCTCACCGATCTGCTCGCCAGGCATCCGCTGTTCGCCCTGGGCGGCCTGAGGCGCCGTCGTACGGACTGGCGCGCCGGGCGCATCGAGACGATCCGCGGGCTGTGGCACGGAGTCCGGCGGGACCACCGGCAGGCGCTGCGTGCTGCCGCCAGGCGGCTGACCGTTCCCGGCATCTCCCCACCCGAGGCACTTCTCGGCTGGCAGACGCCGCCGCGCATGCCGGTTTGGGCCACCCCCGAGGCGGTCGACGCCGCGTGCGACGTGCTGTGCGACATCGCCGACGAACTCCCCGAGCCCCTGGCCCCGCAGCGCTGGATGCACGGCGTGCTCCACCAGGTACGCCACGGCGGCGACGCCGTACGGCAGATGAACTCGGCGCTGGACGGCCCGGAATGCGCCTTCCCCTACGGGGACGACGCGGTAGTGGCCGCGGCGCTGTCGGTCGATCCGCGCGAGGCCGCCGCCCCGGGCCGCTACAAGCCGCTGCTGACGACCGCGATGACGGGCCTGATGCCGCCCGGTCTGCTGCGGCGCACCACGAAGGGCGCCTACGACGCGGACCTCTACCGTGCGCTGCGCCGCCAGACCCGCGGCATCCGGGCGCTGCTGGACGACTCACGGCTGGCCGCGGCCGGACTCATCGACCCTCAACTCCTCGGCAGGGCCGTCCACTCGCACGCCCCCGTAGCCGCGCTGACGCCGCTGATGCCGACCCTCGGCTGCGAGGTCTGGCTGCGCTCACTGCCTCATGCCGCCACATCGCCGCCCGTACCGAAGGCCACTGAGCTTCCCGATTCCCTGCGAGGAGCCCCATGA
- a CDS encoding lasso peptide biosynthesis B2 protein: MTGAPAPPAAPSRTGPHQRLLARLCVAVTLPLARARPHRVRGVLCLLRTGAAPASARQAAAARELIVSVSRRCAAPHGCLHRSLATTVLCRARGVWPTWCTGVRTQPFGAHAWVAVAGEPVGEPAHESDYAPILTVPPRGRSS; encoded by the coding sequence ATGACCGGCGCCCCCGCGCCACCGGCGGCGCCCTCCCGCACCGGCCCGCACCAGCGCCTGCTGGCACGGCTGTGCGTCGCGGTCACCCTGCCGCTGGCCCGGGCACGGCCGCACCGGGTGCGCGGCGTGCTGTGCCTGCTGCGCACCGGCGCCGCACCCGCGAGCGCCCGGCAGGCCGCAGCGGCCCGTGAGTTGATCGTCTCCGTCAGCCGACGGTGTGCGGCGCCGCACGGCTGTCTGCACCGTTCGCTGGCGACGACCGTGCTGTGCCGGGCCCGAGGCGTGTGGCCCACCTGGTGCACCGGCGTACGGACGCAGCCGTTCGGCGCCCACGCCTGGGTGGCCGTGGCGGGCGAACCGGTGGGCGAGCCCGCGCACGAGAGCGACTACGCGCCGATCCTCACCGTGCCGCCACGTGGGAGGAGTTCATGA
- a CDS encoding ABC transporter ATP-binding protein: protein MTWTARPRSGTARAPGAESAGTVNGARATDSQAAAGQREVENAVVHARGLTKSYPGHDAVQGVDLTVRAGEIFGFLGPNGAGKSTTISMLCTLTPPTGGRAVVAGADIRTRPRLVRARVGALFQHSALEPDLSAARNLYLRARLHGLPRRTARVRTARALETAGLADRADERVRTLSGGLRRRLDIAHVLLHAPRLLFLDEPTVGLDPPARAQLWQHLRSLRAREGMAVFVTTHYLDEAEHCDRLAIIDHGRIVAEDSPERLKSRLGRESVRLRTDDDSRTSDVLREELQLAAGHGPDGLLTVPVTDAGASLPRLCSLLSARGVRVHEATSATPTLDDVFMHHTGRRFD from the coding sequence ATGACGTGGACGGCCCGCCCCCGCTCCGGTACGGCTCGGGCGCCGGGCGCGGAGAGCGCAGGAACGGTGAACGGGGCGAGGGCAACGGATTCCCAGGCCGCCGCCGGGCAGAGGGAGGTCGAGAATGCCGTCGTCCACGCACGAGGGCTGACGAAGTCCTACCCGGGCCACGACGCCGTACAGGGCGTGGACCTGACCGTCCGCGCGGGCGAGATCTTCGGCTTCCTCGGCCCCAACGGCGCCGGCAAGTCCACCACCATCTCGATGCTCTGCACGCTGACGCCGCCCACCGGCGGGCGGGCCGTCGTCGCCGGCGCAGACATCCGCACCCGGCCCCGGCTCGTGCGTGCCCGCGTCGGCGCGCTCTTCCAGCACAGCGCCCTGGAGCCGGACTTGTCCGCCGCCCGCAACCTCTATCTGCGTGCACGGCTGCATGGACTGCCGCGTCGTACGGCACGCGTGCGCACCGCGCGGGCACTGGAGACGGCGGGGCTCGCCGACCGGGCCGACGAGCGCGTACGCACCCTCTCCGGCGGACTGCGGCGCCGCCTCGACATCGCGCACGTACTGCTGCACGCACCCCGTCTGCTCTTCCTGGACGAGCCCACCGTGGGCCTCGACCCGCCCGCGCGTGCGCAGTTGTGGCAGCACCTGCGCTCGCTGCGCGCCCGGGAGGGCATGGCCGTCTTCGTCACCACGCACTACCTCGACGAGGCCGAGCACTGCGACCGGCTGGCCATCATCGACCACGGACGCATCGTCGCCGAGGACTCCCCGGAGCGGCTCAAGTCGCGGCTCGGCCGCGAGAGCGTACGGTTGCGCACCGACGACGACTCCCGCACGTCGGACGTGCTGCGCGAAGAGCTTCAACTGGCCGCCGGACACGGCCCGGACGGCCTGCTGACCGTCCCCGTCACCGACGCGGGAGCCTCGCTGCCCCGGCTGTGCTCCCTGCTGTCCGCACGAGGCGTACGGGTCCACGAGGCCACGAGCGCGACCCCCACGCTGGACGACGTCTTCATGCACCACACCGGCCGCCGCTTCGACTGA
- a CDS encoding beta-glucosidase family protein, with protein sequence MGPPRPLVRVATTLAFCAALTVPGPGPLSHAQSTASAASAGAEGDRPWTDRSLSPSDRADLLLNAMTLDEKVRMLHGTIGSPVPTTGYIAPIRRLGVPGVTMTDGPAGVRNGQKATELPAPVAQAASFDTEVAREYGRTVGSEARARGQSQVFGPGTNIQRVPVNGRNFEYFSEDPYLSGSMAGADTVGIQSQGVIATVKHFAANNQETDRMTVSAEIGERALHEIYGTPFDLAVRQGEPGSVMCSYNRVNTVYACSNAHTLRTMLRSRFGFEGYVVSDYPSTHATSDLAAGLNVELPLSFHVNPLSVRAALHRGDITKEDVDRRVREVLTVLFRFGLFERDGTATSPIDEAAGNDAAQRVAEQSAVLLKNDDDALPLGDATSRIAVIGAAAADSAQGGGSSKVDPLSEDRALDAIKERAGGSAHVTYHDGCDTKAAAEAARSADVALVFAHDKEEEGSDRSGLSLPGNQDELISKVAAANSRTAVVLQTGGPVLMPWLPQVASVLETWYPGARGGAATARLLWGDVNPSGKLPQTFPAAEDEVPARTRAQYPGVDGTAHYSEGIDVGYRWYDKTDTKPLFPFGHGLSYSDFTYSGLRLEKNSGGPDDPVKLSFTVTNNGKRAGSEAAQVYVSKPDTEADSPPRELGGFRKVSLGSGETERVQVSVAPRQLSFWDTETDGFRVRKGEYGVAVGPSSRSLPLGASYQVRE encoded by the coding sequence ATGGGACCTCCTCGGCCCCTCGTCAGGGTCGCGACGACCCTGGCCTTCTGTGCCGCGCTGACCGTTCCGGGCCCCGGCCCGCTCTCCCACGCCCAGTCCACTGCCTCCGCCGCCTCGGCGGGCGCCGAAGGCGACCGCCCCTGGACGGACAGATCGCTCAGCCCGTCCGACCGCGCCGATCTGCTGCTGAATGCGATGACCCTCGACGAGAAGGTCCGCATGCTGCACGGCACCATCGGCTCCCCCGTGCCGACCACCGGCTACATCGCTCCGATACGGCGCCTCGGCGTGCCCGGCGTGACGATGACGGACGGCCCCGCCGGCGTACGCAACGGACAGAAGGCCACCGAACTGCCCGCCCCCGTCGCACAGGCCGCCAGCTTCGACACCGAGGTGGCACGGGAGTACGGGCGGACGGTCGGAAGCGAGGCACGAGCACGGGGTCAGTCGCAGGTCTTCGGACCCGGCACCAACATCCAGCGGGTCCCCGTCAACGGCCGCAACTTCGAGTACTTCAGCGAGGACCCGTATCTCTCCGGCAGCATGGCGGGCGCCGACACCGTCGGCATCCAGTCGCAGGGCGTCATCGCCACCGTCAAGCACTTCGCGGCCAACAACCAGGAGACGGACCGCATGACCGTCTCCGCCGAGATCGGCGAACGCGCCCTGCACGAGATCTACGGAACGCCCTTCGACCTCGCGGTGCGGCAGGGCGAGCCGGGCTCGGTGATGTGCTCCTACAACCGCGTCAACACCGTCTACGCCTGCTCCAACGCGCACACCCTGCGCACGATGCTCCGCTCCCGCTTCGGCTTCGAGGGGTACGTGGTCTCCGACTACCCCTCCACGCACGCCACTTCGGACCTCGCCGCGGGCCTGAACGTCGAACTGCCCCTGTCCTTCCACGTCAATCCGCTCAGCGTCCGTGCCGCGCTGCACCGCGGCGACATCACCAAGGAGGACGTCGACCGGCGCGTACGCGAAGTGCTCACCGTCCTCTTCCGGTTCGGGCTCTTCGAGCGTGACGGCACCGCCACCTCCCCGATCGACGAGGCGGCGGGCAACGACGCGGCGCAGCGGGTCGCCGAACAGAGCGCCGTACTGCTGAAGAACGACGACGACGCCCTCCCCCTGGGCGATGCCACGTCCCGGATCGCCGTGATCGGAGCCGCCGCCGCCGACTCCGCGCAGGGCGGCGGCAGCAGCAAGGTCGACCCGCTCTCCGAGGACAGGGCGCTCGACGCGATCAAAGAGCGTGCGGGCGGCTCGGCACACGTCACCTACCACGACGGGTGCGATACGAAGGCCGCGGCCGAGGCGGCGAGGTCCGCCGACGTCGCCCTGGTCTTCGCGCACGACAAGGAGGAGGAGGGCAGCGACCGCTCCGGCCTTTCGCTGCCCGGCAACCAGGACGAGCTGATCTCGAAGGTCGCCGCCGCCAACTCCCGTACGGCCGTGGTGCTCCAGACCGGCGGCCCCGTGCTGATGCCGTGGCTGCCGCAGGTCGCGAGCGTTCTGGAGACCTGGTATCCGGGCGCACGCGGGGGCGCCGCCACCGCACGCCTGCTGTGGGGCGATGTGAACCCCTCCGGCAAGCTTCCCCAGACCTTCCCCGCCGCCGAGGACGAGGTGCCGGCGCGCACCAGGGCGCAGTACCCGGGAGTCGACGGCACGGCGCACTACTCGGAAGGCATCGACGTCGGCTACCGCTGGTACGACAAGACGGACACCAAGCCGCTCTTCCCCTTCGGACACGGCCTGTCCTACAGCGACTTCACCTACTCCGGCCTGCGTCTGGAGAAGAACTCCGGCGGCCCGGACGACCCGGTGAAGCTGTCGTTCACCGTCACCAACAACGGGAAGCGGGCGGGCTCCGAGGCCGCGCAGGTGTACGTGAGCAAACCCGATACGGAGGCGGACAGCCCGCCCAGGGAACTGGGCGGCTTCCGGAAGGTGAGCCTGGGGAGCGGCGAGACCGAGCGAGTCCAAGTCTCCGTCGCCCCGCGGCAGTTGTCGTTCTGGGACACGGAGACCGACGGGTTCCGCGTGCGCAAGGGCGAGTACGGCGTCGCCGTCGGCCCCTCCTCACGCTCGCTGCCGCTCGGCGCCTCCTACCAGGTCAGGGAGTGA
- a CDS encoding lasso RiPP family leader peptide-containing protein encodes MTEETVYEPPALTPAGDFSEDTLGSAVGFTLDGGQYPYHVYFGGPPHT; translated from the coding sequence ATGACGGAAGAGACGGTCTACGAGCCGCCGGCGCTGACGCCGGCAGGCGACTTCAGCGAGGACACGCTGGGAAGCGCCGTCGGCTTCACGCTCGACGGCGGTCAGTACCCCTACCACGTGTACTTCGGCGGGCCCCCGCACACCTGA
- a CDS encoding NCS2 family permease, producing the protein MQTSTTSPAAPPPPRTGGPVDRFFRISERGSTFNREIRGGFATFFTMAYILVLNPIILGSAEDKFGNHLDGAQLATATALVAAVMTVIMGVGGNLPLALATGLGINVIVAFQVAPLMHWEDAMGLIVVEGLLISVLVLTGLREAVMYAIPQPLKQAISVGIGLFIAFIGFVDAGFVTRIPDAAKTTVPVQLGTGTLNGWPMLVFCLGVLVTIVLVARKVKGAILISIILMTVVAIVVNEFAKVKNWGVTSPKLPANPVAAPDFGLIGKFDLLGSVGQVGVLTVVLLIFALILSDFFDTMGTIVGVTAEAGLLDNRGQVPGIGRVLLIDGAAAVAGGASSASSATTYIESAAGVGEGARTGLSSIVTGGLFGLALFLTPVLTIVPLQAASPALVVVGFLMMTQVKHIDWDRYELAIPAFLTIAVMPFTYSITNGIGAGFIAYVVIKACMGKAREVHWLLWGSALLFLVYFAIEPLKMLLGVK; encoded by the coding sequence ATGCAGACCAGCACGACAAGCCCCGCCGCCCCCCCGCCCCCCAGAACGGGCGGCCCGGTCGACAGGTTCTTCCGCATAAGCGAACGCGGTTCGACCTTCAACCGGGAGATACGCGGCGGTTTCGCCACCTTCTTCACGATGGCGTACATCCTCGTGCTCAACCCGATCATCCTCGGCAGCGCCGAGGACAAGTTCGGCAACCACCTCGACGGTGCCCAACTGGCCACCGCCACCGCCCTCGTGGCCGCGGTGATGACCGTGATCATGGGCGTGGGCGGCAATCTGCCGCTGGCGCTGGCCACGGGCCTGGGTATCAACGTCATCGTCGCCTTCCAGGTCGCGCCCCTGATGCACTGGGAAGACGCGATGGGCCTCATCGTCGTCGAGGGCCTGCTGATCAGCGTTCTGGTGCTGACCGGTCTGCGTGAGGCCGTGATGTACGCGATCCCGCAGCCGCTGAAGCAGGCGATCAGCGTCGGCATCGGCCTGTTCATCGCGTTCATCGGCTTCGTGGACGCCGGGTTCGTCACCCGCATCCCGGACGCGGCGAAGACCACCGTGCCCGTTCAGCTCGGCACCGGCACCCTCAACGGCTGGCCCATGCTGGTCTTCTGCCTCGGCGTGCTCGTGACGATCGTGCTCGTCGCCCGCAAGGTGAAGGGCGCCATTCTCATCAGCATCATCCTGATGACGGTCGTCGCCATCGTCGTCAACGAGTTCGCGAAGGTGAAGAACTGGGGCGTCACCTCGCCCAAGCTGCCGGCCAACCCCGTCGCCGCCCCCGACTTCGGGCTCATCGGCAAGTTCGATCTACTCGGCTCGGTGGGACAGGTCGGCGTTCTGACCGTCGTCCTGCTCATCTTCGCGCTGATCCTGTCCGACTTCTTCGACACCATGGGCACCATCGTCGGTGTCACCGCCGAGGCCGGACTCCTCGACAACCGCGGCCAGGTGCCCGGTATCGGCCGCGTACTGCTGATCGACGGCGCGGCGGCCGTCGCCGGCGGCGCCTCCTCCGCATCGTCGGCCACCACCTACATCGAATCCGCGGCGGGCGTCGGCGAAGGCGCGCGCACCGGACTGTCGAGCATCGTCACCGGCGGCCTGTTCGGCCTGGCGCTCTTCCTCACGCCTGTGCTGACGATCGTTCCGCTCCAGGCCGCGTCCCCCGCGCTCGTCGTCGTCGGGTTCCTGATGATGACGCAGGTCAAGCACATCGACTGGGACCGCTACGAACTGGCCATCCCCGCGTTCCTGACCATCGCCGTCATGCCGTTCACGTACTCCATCACCAACGGCATCGGCGCCGGCTTCATCGCCTACGTCGTCATCAAGGCGTGCATGGGCAAGGCCCGCGAGGTCCACTGGCTGCTGTGGGGCTCGGCGCTGCTCTTCCTCGTCTACTTCGCCATCGAGCCGCTCAAGATGCTCCTCGGCGTCAAGTGA